One genomic region from Cucumis melo cultivar AY chromosome 9, USDA_Cmelo_AY_1.0, whole genome shotgun sequence encodes:
- the LOC103482901 gene encoding 8-amino-7-oxononanoate synthase isoform X2, giving the protein MGMSVWDCCVEEALAKLGLLQLLRSLRPITPSLEKLNPEASIEAKKDDELKVFDEMQPWDRASVEVEIAESTVQKWLLDIPSSGDEIVTEGGAIKCLVEHPHQFKKLVLFSGNDYLGLSSHPTIGRAAAKAALEHRMGPRGSALICGYTFHHRLLESSLAKLKKKEDCLLCPTGFAANMALMVAIGNIGSLLTEGKASFDDQKIAIFSDSLNHASIIDGIRLAERQRNVKLFIYTHCDMAHLNDLLSSCTLTKKVVVTDSLFSMDGDFAPMKELAMLRKKHGFLLVIDDAHGTFVCGKNGGGVAEMFNCERDVDICVGTLSKAAGCFGGFIACSKRWKLLIQSRGRSFIFSTAAPIPLIAAGHAAVLVAKKEMWRRREIWNRVQDFRDLTGIPIQSPIISLIVGSEGKALKASRHLLKSGFHVTAIRPPTVPANSCRLRVTLSATHTTEDVKKLTSALLQCIRFQDIAINGNSNRFARL; this is encoded by the exons ATGGGGATGAGCGTGTGGGATTGCTGTGTAGAAGAGGCGCTTGCTAAGCTTGGATTGCTCCAATTGCTCCGGTCTTTGAGACCCATTACACCATCCCTCGAGAAACTCAATCCCGAAGCCTCTATTGAAgcgaagaaagatgatgaattGAAGGTGTTCGATGAAATGCAACCATGGGATAGGGCCTCTGTCGAGGTCGAAATTGCAGAGTCCACTGTCCAGAAATGGCTTCTTGACATTCCCAGTTCCG GAGATGAGATTGTAACTGAAGGTGGTGCCATAAAATGTCTTGTGGAACATCCTCATCAATTCAAAAAGTTAGTTCTGTTTTCTGGAAATGATTATCTAGGATTAAGTTCCCATCCAACAATAGGAAGAGCGGCTGCAAAG GCAGCCCTAGAACATAGAATGGGCCCCAGGGGTTCTGCTCTGATATGTGGATATACCTTCCATCATAGGCTGCTAGAATCATCCTTGGCcaaattaaagaagaaagag GATTGCCTTCTTTGCCCTACTGGATTTGCAGCCAATATGGCATTGATGGTAGCGATAGGAAATATTGGCTCGCTCTTAACTGAAGGCAAAGCTTCATTTGATGATCAGAAGATTGCCATATTTTCTGATTCATTGAATCATGCTTCTATTATTGATGGCATTCGTCTTGCGGAGCGACAAAGAAATGTGAAGCTGTTCATCTATACGCATTGTGATATGGCTCATCTTAACGACTTATt ATCAAGTTGCACACTTACAAAGAAAGTTGTCGTAACTGATAG CTTGTTTAGCATGGACGGAGACTTTGCACCCATGAAGGAGCTTGCAATGCTTCGCAAGAAGCATGGATTTTTGTTAGTTATTGATGAT GCTCATGGAACATTTGTTTGTGGCAAAAATGGTGGGGGTGTAGCCGAGATGTTCAATTGTGAAAGAGACGTTGACATATGTGTTGGCACCTTGAGCAAGGCAGCAGGGTGTTTTGGTGGGTTCATTGCATGCAG CAAAAGATGGAAATTGCTCATCCAATCAAGGGGCCGGTCCTTTATATTTTCAACTGCTGCACCCATCCCTCTTATTGCTGCTGGCCATG CTGCAGTTTTGGTGGCGAAGAAGGAAATGTGGCGAAGAAGGGAAATTTGGAATCGGGTGCAAGATTTTCGTGATTTGACTGGAATCCCAATCCAAAGTCCCATAATCTCTCTTATTGTAGGCAGTGAAGGGAAGGCATTGAAAGCCAGCAG GCATTTGCTGAAATCCGGTTTTCATGTGACTGCTATAAGGCCTCCCACAGTTCCAGCCAACTCATGCAG GCTTCGGGTGACCTTGAGTGCAACGCATACGACAGAAGACGTGAAGAAGCTGACCAGTGCACTCTTGCAGTGCATTAGGTTTCAAGATATCGCTATCAATGGTAATTCTAATAGGTTTGCAAGATTGTAG
- the LOC103482901 gene encoding 8-amino-7-oxononanoate synthase isoform X1: MGMSVWDCCVEEALAKLGLLQLLRSLRPITPSLEKLNPEASIEAKKDDELKVFDEMQPWDRASVEVEIAESTVQKWLLDIPSSGDEIVTEGGAIKCLVEHPHQFKKLVLFSGNDYLGLSSHPTIGRAAAKAALEHRMGPRGSALICGYTFHHRLLESSLAKLKKKEDCLLCPTGFAANMALMVAIGNIGSLLTEGKASFDDQKIAIFSDSLNHASIIDGIRLAERQRNVKLFIYTHCDMAHLNDLLSSCTLTKKVVVTDSLFSMDGDFAPMKELAMLRKKHGFLLVIDDAHGTFVCGKNGGGVAEMFNCERDVDICVGTLSKAAGCFGGFIACSKRWKLLIQSRGRSFIFSTAAPIPLIAAGHVLVAKKEMWRRREIWNRVQDFRDLTGIPIQSPIISLIVGSEGKALKASRHLLKSGFHVTAIRPPTVPANSCRLRVTLSATHTTEDVKKLTSALLQCIRFQDIAINGNSNRFARL, translated from the exons ATGGGGATGAGCGTGTGGGATTGCTGTGTAGAAGAGGCGCTTGCTAAGCTTGGATTGCTCCAATTGCTCCGGTCTTTGAGACCCATTACACCATCCCTCGAGAAACTCAATCCCGAAGCCTCTATTGAAgcgaagaaagatgatgaattGAAGGTGTTCGATGAAATGCAACCATGGGATAGGGCCTCTGTCGAGGTCGAAATTGCAGAGTCCACTGTCCAGAAATGGCTTCTTGACATTCCCAGTTCCG GAGATGAGATTGTAACTGAAGGTGGTGCCATAAAATGTCTTGTGGAACATCCTCATCAATTCAAAAAGTTAGTTCTGTTTTCTGGAAATGATTATCTAGGATTAAGTTCCCATCCAACAATAGGAAGAGCGGCTGCAAAG GCAGCCCTAGAACATAGAATGGGCCCCAGGGGTTCTGCTCTGATATGTGGATATACCTTCCATCATAGGCTGCTAGAATCATCCTTGGCcaaattaaagaagaaagag GATTGCCTTCTTTGCCCTACTGGATTTGCAGCCAATATGGCATTGATGGTAGCGATAGGAAATATTGGCTCGCTCTTAACTGAAGGCAAAGCTTCATTTGATGATCAGAAGATTGCCATATTTTCTGATTCATTGAATCATGCTTCTATTATTGATGGCATTCGTCTTGCGGAGCGACAAAGAAATGTGAAGCTGTTCATCTATACGCATTGTGATATGGCTCATCTTAACGACTTATt ATCAAGTTGCACACTTACAAAGAAAGTTGTCGTAACTGATAG CTTGTTTAGCATGGACGGAGACTTTGCACCCATGAAGGAGCTTGCAATGCTTCGCAAGAAGCATGGATTTTTGTTAGTTATTGATGAT GCTCATGGAACATTTGTTTGTGGCAAAAATGGTGGGGGTGTAGCCGAGATGTTCAATTGTGAAAGAGACGTTGACATATGTGTTGGCACCTTGAGCAAGGCAGCAGGGTGTTTTGGTGGGTTCATTGCATGCAG CAAAAGATGGAAATTGCTCATCCAATCAAGGGGCCGGTCCTTTATATTTTCAACTGCTGCACCCATCCCTCTTATTGCTGCTGGCCATG TTTTGGTGGCGAAGAAGGAAATGTGGCGAAGAAGGGAAATTTGGAATCGGGTGCAAGATTTTCGTGATTTGACTGGAATCCCAATCCAAAGTCCCATAATCTCTCTTATTGTAGGCAGTGAAGGGAAGGCATTGAAAGCCAGCAG GCATTTGCTGAAATCCGGTTTTCATGTGACTGCTATAAGGCCTCCCACAGTTCCAGCCAACTCATGCAG GCTTCGGGTGACCTTGAGTGCAACGCATACGACAGAAGACGTGAAGAAGCTGACCAGTGCACTCTTGCAGTGCATTAGGTTTCAAGATATCGCTATCAATGGTAATTCTAATAGGTTTGCAAGATTGTAG